A window of Mucilaginibacter sp. PAMC 26640 contains these coding sequences:
- a CDS encoding SusC/RagA family TonB-linked outer membrane protein, which translates to MKIILSNQALTYQIMDNVVIVKPAGDNAVNVLSVTGLVTDMAGQTLPGVTVKLKGSTLAVTTDVNGKYAITLPDGTGSLEFSFVGFSPQTVSVNGRQVINVKLNEESKSLNEVVVVGYTTQRKKDLTGAVSVVDVKNLNKTASSSVNSQLQGQASGVTVIGSGQPGEEPQVRIRGFNNFGNNSPLYVIDGIPTQDVSTLNPNDVENFQILKDASSASIYGARAANGVIIITTKRGKGKVNIQYDAYYGIQKPKSGNVWNTLNPQEMADLKHLAQTNSGITDFTDEQYNPDGSASRYTLPDYIVPAGAMAGNPSVDPSLYYVNPYYTSGDDFNSFYRITKANKAGTDWYHEIFKSAPITSHNIAVSGGSDQGNYLISANYFNQQGTLIDTYQKRYTLRANTSFNLNKHVRVGENLAYSVTKNPKVGGNNPDGVITMAIRQQPIIPVYDIAGNYAGSYGSGLGDANNPVAIQQRSKVNGNVAYRLFGNVYAEADFLNDFNFRSTFGGDISNGNSHYFNYPTYESKENTQTNGYGEDSYSNWNYTWTNTLTYHKKLGKHDIKAVVGSEAFESYNSNIGATRQNYFTFDPNYVNLNTGSANGSSNYGDHNSYTIFSLFSRLDYVFNDKYLFNATIRRDGSSQFSKEHQYGYFPALSAGWRISQESFLKNVKWLTDLKIRGGWGIMGNQGNLTPDNAYNTYGSSIGQSYYPIGGGTVIQPGFYQQHIGNPEAKWEQDINSNIGFDATFFGDKLSITADYYRKDINDLLFNPEHLGTEGNGTVPYVNIAKMKTDGLDVSVTGNFKINNDFNFNSTLSFTTYNNKITKVSNSATYFYSDISRRFDLNMVRNEVGHPIGQFYGYQTAGFWNSQAEIDAANAKVQAATGNPDAIYQTDVKPGRFRYTDVNGDGVINDSDRTFIGDPNPKFTAGLNLGFTYKRFDFNMLLYGAFGGKIWNNVKYWTDFYSSFETAKSKTALYDSWTPENHNAKAPVQELDASVSSGSTPNSYFVESGTYVRARNAQIGYTFNISKKSGIQKLRVYASATNLFTLTGYTGTDPELNGGVLNFGIDEGTYASPRTFLIGVNFSL; encoded by the coding sequence ATGAAAATTATTCTTAGTAACCAGGCACTCACCTACCAGATAATGGATAATGTGGTAATTGTAAAGCCCGCAGGCGATAATGCCGTAAACGTATTAAGCGTTACCGGCTTAGTGACAGACATGGCAGGCCAAACGTTACCAGGAGTAACGGTAAAACTAAAGGGGAGTACACTTGCCGTTACTACCGATGTAAATGGTAAATATGCCATCACCCTGCCAGATGGCACCGGCTCGCTTGAATTTAGCTTTGTAGGCTTCAGCCCGCAAACTGTTTCAGTAAACGGACGCCAGGTGATCAACGTAAAACTTAATGAAGAATCTAAATCACTAAACGAAGTGGTGGTAGTAGGTTATACCACGCAACGCAAAAAAGACCTTACGGGTGCGGTATCGGTAGTTGATGTAAAAAATTTGAACAAAACAGCATCGTCATCAGTAAACTCGCAGTTACAGGGACAGGCTTCGGGTGTTACGGTAATTGGCTCGGGCCAGCCGGGCGAAGAGCCGCAAGTGCGTATAAGAGGTTTCAATAACTTTGGTAACAACTCACCATTATACGTTATTGATGGTATACCTACGCAAGATGTAAGCACACTGAACCCAAATGATGTTGAAAACTTCCAGATCCTGAAGGATGCCAGCTCGGCCTCTATCTACGGGGCAAGGGCTGCTAACGGTGTAATTATCATCACAACTAAACGGGGCAAAGGGAAAGTAAACATTCAGTATGATGCTTACTATGGTATCCAGAAACCAAAAAGCGGGAATGTTTGGAACACGCTGAATCCGCAGGAAATGGCCGATCTGAAACATTTGGCTCAAACCAACTCGGGTATTACAGATTTTACGGACGAGCAATATAACCCGGATGGTTCAGCATCGCGCTATACCTTGCCCGATTATATAGTGCCTGCAGGTGCCATGGCCGGCAATCCGTCTGTAGATCCTTCGTTATATTATGTAAATCCGTACTATACCAGCGGCGATGATTTTAACAGCTTTTACCGCATAACCAAAGCAAATAAGGCCGGTACAGACTGGTACCACGAAATTTTTAAAAGTGCGCCAATAACCAGTCATAATATTGCTGTGAGCGGAGGCAGCGATCAGGGCAACTACCTTATCTCCGCCAATTATTTTAATCAGCAGGGTACACTGATAGATACCTATCAAAAACGTTATACTTTAAGGGCCAATACCAGTTTCAATCTTAATAAACATGTTAGGGTGGGCGAAAACCTGGCTTATTCGGTAACAAAAAACCCTAAAGTTGGTGGTAACAATCCCGATGGTGTTATTACTATGGCCATCAGGCAGCAGCCCATTATACCGGTATATGATATAGCCGGTAATTATGCAGGCAGCTACGGCTCAGGCCTGGGAGATGCTAATAATCCGGTTGCTATACAACAGCGGTCAAAGGTTAACGGCAATGTAGCTTACCGCCTGTTTGGTAATGTTTATGCCGAGGCCGATTTTCTGAACGACTTTAATTTCCGCAGTACTTTTGGTGGCGATATTAGCAACGGTAATTCGCATTACTTTAATTACCCAACTTACGAGAGTAAAGAGAATACCCAGACCAATGGTTATGGAGAAGACAGTTACAGCAATTGGAATTATACCTGGACAAACACCCTAACTTATCATAAAAAATTAGGCAAGCACGATATTAAAGCAGTAGTTGGCAGCGAAGCCTTTGAAAGTTATAATAGCAACATTGGAGCAACCAGGCAGAACTATTTCACGTTTGACCCTAACTATGTTAACCTAAATACTGGTTCCGCAAATGGCTCAAGCAACTATGGCGACCATAACTCTTACACCATCTTCTCCTTATTTTCAAGGCTAGATTATGTTTTTAACGATAAATATTTATTCAACGCCACTATTCGCAGAGACGGCTCTTCGCAATTTTCTAAAGAACACCAGTATGGCTATTTCCCGGCATTAAGTGCCGGGTGGCGCATATCGCAGGAGAGTTTTTTAAAAAACGTGAAGTGGTTAACCGATCTAAAGATTCGCGGTGGCTGGGGTATTATGGGTAACCAGGGAAATCTTACGCCTGATAATGCTTATAATACCTATGGCAGCAGTATCGGCCAATCCTATTACCCAATAGGCGGCGGTACAGTTATTCAGCCCGGCTTTTATCAGCAACACATAGGAAACCCGGAAGCCAAATGGGAGCAGGATATCAACAGTAATATTGGTTTTGATGCTACCTTTTTTGGTGATAAACTATCCATTACTGCCGATTATTACCGTAAAGACATAAATGACCTGCTATTTAATCCGGAACATTTAGGTACCGAGGGTAACGGTACTGTTCCTTATGTTAACATAGCAAAAATGAAAACCGATGGTTTGGACGTTTCGGTAACCGGTAATTTTAAAATAAACAACGATTTTAATTTTAATAGCACGCTGTCTTTCACAACCTATAATAACAAGATCACCAAAGTATCAAACAGCGCCACCTATTTCTACTCAGATATTTCGCGCCGTTTTGATTTGAACATGGTACGGAACGAAGTTGGCCACCCGATAGGCCAGTTTTACGGTTACCAAACAGCCGGTTTCTGGAACTCGCAGGCAGAGATTGACGCTGCAAATGCTAAAGTACAGGCAGCTACCGGTAACCCGGATGCCATTTACCAAACAGATGTTAAGCCAGGACGTTTCCGCTATACAGATGTTAATGGCGACGGCGTAATAAACGATTCCGACAGGACCTTCATCGGCGACCCTAACCCTAAGTTTACAGCGGGTTTGAACCTTGGCTTCACTTACAAACGGTTTGATTTTAATATGCTATTGTATGGGGCATTTGGTGGCAAGATCTGGAATAATGTTAAGTACTGGACAGATTTTTACTCGTCATTTGAGACAGCGAAAAGCAAAACAGCATTGTATGATTCCTGGACGCCTGAAAATCACAATGCCAAAGCGCCTGTTCAGGAGCTGGACGCCTCTGTAAGCAGCGGCTCTACACCCAACTCCTATTTTGTGGAGAGTGGTACTTATGTACGTGCCCGTAATGCGCAAATTGGTTACACTTTCAATATTTCAAAAAAGTCGGGCATCCAAAAACTGAGGGTTTATGCATCGGCAACAAACTTGTTCACCCTAACCGGTTATACAGGCACAGACCCTGAATTAAACGGTGGGGTACTGAATTTTGGTATTGACGAAGGTACTTACGCAAGTCCCCGTACCTTTTTAATAGGTGTGAATTTTTCATTATAA
- a CDS encoding esterase translates to MNREYHKWYSPALQRDMELLVFGHGGRAVLFFPTRMARFYDYEDWGIVDALRQKLEGGELQLYCVDSIDSESFYNHCTHPFCRIQRHLSYERYILDEVIPLIHQKNAAGYLESAGCSMGAYHAVNLALKHPRLFKKAVGMSGRYDLTQQITDFRDLFDGYHNEDIYFNMPQQYIANQHEQSLLAAMRNLTIILAVGETDPFIGNNQQLSHLLWDKAIAHEMYIWNNYAHRPRYWKQMVQLYL, encoded by the coding sequence ATGAACAGGGAATATCACAAATGGTACAGCCCCGCGCTACAGCGGGATATGGAGCTGCTGGTATTTGGCCATGGCGGCCGGGCCGTTTTGTTTTTCCCCACCCGGATGGCCCGCTTTTATGATTATGAGGACTGGGGAATTGTTGATGCGCTGCGTCAAAAGCTGGAAGGAGGCGAGTTGCAACTTTACTGTGTAGACAGCATCGACTCCGAAAGTTTTTACAACCATTGCACCCACCCGTTCTGCCGCATTCAGCGCCACTTAAGCTACGAGCGGTATATTCTGGATGAAGTAATTCCCCTAATACATCAAAAAAACGCCGCCGGCTATCTGGAATCTGCGGGTTGCAGCATGGGCGCTTATCACGCTGTAAACTTAGCGCTAAAACATCCCAGGCTCTTCAAAAAAGCCGTTGGCATGAGTGGCCGGTACGATCTGACCCAACAGATTACGGACTTTAGAGACTTGTTTGATGGCTACCACAATGAGGATATCTATTTTAATATGCCGCAGCAATACATAGCCAACCAACATGAGCAATCACTTTTAGCTGCTATGCGCAACCTCACTATTATTTTAGCGGTTGGGGAAACAGACCCCTTTATCGGCAATAATCAACAGCTGAGTCACCTGCTTTGGGATAAAGCCATTGCCCACGAAATGTATATTTGGAATAATTACGCACACCGACCCAGGTATTGGAAACAAATGGTGCAATTATATTTGTAA
- a CDS encoding GDSL family lipase, producing MQWYEDDIKRLEEKSLAENYTAETIFYGSSSIRVWNTLEKDLAEFHPVNLGFGGSTLASCTWFFDRVMANYQPKRLVVYAGDNDLGDGRRPEEVCLFFEELMQKAKQRFGDIPCYFISAKPSIARWNIVDNFKYANELIEREIVNLNANWHFIDIFPKMLDINGKPDPKFYIEDGLHLSAAGYQIWTEAVKTAIGDNG from the coding sequence ATGCAATGGTATGAAGATGATATAAAAAGGCTGGAAGAGAAAAGTCTTGCTGAAAACTACACCGCTGAAACCATTTTTTACGGCAGCTCTTCGATTCGCGTTTGGAACACACTGGAAAAAGACCTCGCCGAATTCCACCCGGTTAATCTGGGCTTCGGTGGCTCCACCCTCGCTTCCTGTACATGGTTTTTTGATAGAGTAATGGCCAACTACCAACCTAAAAGGCTGGTAGTTTATGCCGGAGATAATGACCTTGGCGATGGCCGCCGCCCTGAAGAAGTATGCTTATTTTTTGAAGAACTAATGCAGAAAGCTAAACAGCGCTTTGGCGATATCCCCTGCTACTTCATTTCGGCCAAACCCAGTATTGCGCGCTGGAATATTGTAGATAATTTCAAGTACGCTAACGAGCTTATTGAAAGAGAAATAGTAAATTTAAACGCCAACTGGCACTTTATAGATATATTCCCGAAAATGCTGGATATTAATGGCAAGCCAGATCCAAAATTTTATATCGAGGATGGCTTACATTTAAGCGCTGCCGGGTATCAAATATGGACAGAAGCCGTAAAAACTGCCATAGGCGATAATGGTTAA
- a CDS encoding polyprenyl synthetase codes for MLNINEIKKPIAAEIDVFEEKFKTSMQSSVPLLDRITHYIVKRKGKQIRPMFVFFSASICGGINESTHRGAALVELLHTATLVHDDVVDNSYQRRGFFSINALWKNKIAVLVGDYLLSKGLLLSIDNGDFKLLKIVSEAVKQMSEGELLQIEKVRRMDISETVYYEVIRQKTASLIASCCACGGASAGASDEVVEKMRLFGEKIGIAFQIKDDMFDFGTDDVGKPLGIDIKEKKVTLPLIYALNNADSSEKKRMIGLVKNHNDDPKKIAEIIDFVKKKGGLEYSEIQMKTYTDAAFEILNSFPAGDARTGLEQLVRFTTERNK; via the coding sequence ATGCTAAACATCAACGAGATCAAAAAACCCATAGCTGCAGAAATTGATGTTTTTGAGGAGAAGTTTAAAACTTCGATGCAAAGCTCGGTGCCCCTACTTGATCGTATTACCCATTACATTGTAAAGCGCAAGGGCAAGCAGATAAGGCCAATGTTTGTTTTCTTTTCGGCCAGTATTTGCGGCGGTATCAACGAGTCTACCCATCGGGGGGCTGCCCTGGTTGAATTGCTGCATACCGCAACCCTGGTGCATGATGATGTGGTGGATAACTCTTATCAGCGCCGCGGATTTTTCTCTATCAACGCATTATGGAAAAATAAGATAGCCGTTTTGGTGGGCGATTACCTGCTCTCCAAGGGATTACTGCTTTCTATTGATAACGGCGACTTCAAATTGCTAAAAATAGTTTCTGAAGCGGTAAAGCAAATGAGCGAGGGCGAATTGCTGCAGATAGAAAAAGTGCGCCGGATGGACATCAGTGAAACCGTTTACTATGAAGTGATCCGCCAAAAAACGGCATCTTTAATAGCCTCCTGCTGTGCCTGCGGAGGCGCATCTGCAGGTGCCAGCGATGAAGTGGTCGAAAAGATGCGCCTCTTTGGTGAAAAGATCGGTATTGCCTTCCAGATCAAGGATGACATGTTTGATTTCGGTACCGACGATGTGGGCAAGCCCCTTGGCATCGATATCAAAGAAAAAAAGGTTACGCTGCCGCTCATCTACGCACTTAATAATGCCGATAGCAGTGAGAAGAAGCGGATGATAGGGCTGGTGAAAAACCATAACGACGACCCGAAGAAGATTGCGGAGATCATTGATTTTGTAAAGAAAAAAGGCGGACTGGAATACTCCGAGATCCAGATGAAAACGTATACCGATGCCGCTTTTGAGATCCTGAACAGCTTCCCGGCAGGCGATGCCCGAACTGGGCTGGAGCAGTTGGTACGCTTTACTACCGAGCGGAATAAATAA
- a CDS encoding peptidase M1, which yields MAQAPAAETPAYKMYRETTPKINDLVHTKLDVKFDYKKRHMYGKEWVTLKPHFYPTDSLRLDAKGMDLKTIAIVKNGKNIPLKFTYQDSASVAIKLDKTYQGGENYTVYIDYTSKPNELHVKGSAAISDAKGLYFINPDGTEKDKPTQIWTQGETESSSAWFPTIDKPNQKTTEEITMTVPAKYVTLSNGRLASQKVNGDGTRTDTWKQELPHSPYLFMMAVGDFKIYKDTWRGKEVSYYLEPKYAPYAKDIFGFTPEAIEFYSKTLGVDYPWYKYSQIVVRDYVSGAMENTSATLHGVYVQGTKRELDDRYYDAGRSTIVHELFHQWFGDYVTAESWSNLTVNESFADFSESIWAEYKYGKDAGDAHSLEAMQSYLNQPAAKTKNLVRFHYNDKEDVFDVVTYQKGGRILYMLRNYLGNAAFYKGLNIYLKTNAFKNGEAQQLRLAMEEASGKDLNWFFNQWYYGAGHPLLNISYKWDDAAKKETVYLQQTQDGNAFILPMAIDIYAGGKKVRHNVWMRDKTDTLTFDAASKPELVNVDGDKILLTKKTDTKSLDEYAFQYSNAPLFLDRYEAIDAAKANQTSTNTTARKILLAAMQDKFYMLRIKAINAANLTHDDMRNAAVPILTKLAQSDENNLVRAAAITALGKLKASGNINLFKTALANPSYAIEGAAMNAIGMIDPANALALAKTYEKDADGSLKQAILGVYASNGTDAEWPYVYNAFKNGDVNSQFQLIRKMAEFAGRVKNPEYAQQAITIMGELGVKYKQFGVAPTMIQLLTDIKEARSKMGDTASAAAADKAIAPLN from the coding sequence ATGGCACAAGCCCCGGCGGCCGAAACCCCCGCTTACAAAATGTACCGGGAAACTACGCCAAAAATTAACGATCTGGTGCATACCAAGCTCGATGTAAAGTTCGATTACAAAAAACGCCACATGTACGGCAAGGAGTGGGTTACTTTGAAGCCACACTTCTACCCTACCGATAGCTTGCGCCTGGATGCAAAAGGAATGGACCTAAAGACCATTGCCATTGTAAAAAACGGTAAAAACATCCCGCTAAAATTTACTTATCAGGATAGCGCCAGCGTAGCCATCAAACTGGATAAAACTTACCAGGGGGGTGAAAACTACACCGTATATATCGATTACACCTCCAAGCCAAACGAATTGCATGTTAAAGGCAGCGCAGCCATCAGCGATGCCAAAGGTTTATACTTTATTAACCCGGATGGTACCGAAAAAGATAAGCCTACCCAGATCTGGACACAAGGCGAAACTGAAAGCTCGTCGGCATGGTTCCCAACTATTGATAAACCAAATCAAAAAACTACCGAAGAGATCACGATGACGGTGCCGGCTAAGTACGTAACCTTATCAAATGGCCGTTTGGCTTCTCAGAAAGTAAATGGCGACGGTACCCGTACCGATACCTGGAAACAGGAATTACCACACTCGCCCTATTTGTTTATGATGGCCGTTGGCGATTTCAAGATCTATAAAGACACGTGGCGCGGAAAAGAAGTTAGCTATTACCTGGAGCCTAAATACGCCCCGTATGCTAAAGACATTTTCGGCTTTACGCCCGAAGCGATCGAATTCTACTCCAAAACTTTAGGGGTTGATTATCCGTGGTATAAATATTCGCAAATTGTGGTTCGCGACTATGTGAGCGGCGCAATGGAAAACACATCGGCTACCCTGCACGGTGTTTACGTGCAAGGCACTAAACGCGAACTGGACGATCGTTACTACGATGCTGGTCGCAGCACTATTGTGCACGAATTGTTTCATCAGTGGTTTGGTGATTATGTTACTGCCGAAAGCTGGAGCAATCTCACTGTAAACGAATCATTTGCTGACTTTAGTGAAAGTATCTGGGCCGAATACAAATACGGTAAAGACGCAGGCGATGCACATAGCCTGGAAGCCATGCAAAGCTACCTGAACCAGCCTGCCGCCAAAACCAAAAACCTGGTACGTTTCCATTATAACGATAAGGAAGATGTGTTTGATGTGGTTACCTACCAAAAAGGTGGCCGTATTTTGTACATGCTGCGCAACTATTTAGGTAACGCAGCTTTCTATAAAGGTTTAAATATTTACTTAAAAACAAATGCCTTTAAAAACGGCGAGGCACAACAACTGCGCTTAGCTATGGAAGAAGCCAGTGGTAAAGATCTGAACTGGTTCTTTAATCAATGGTATTATGGTGCAGGCCACCCACTACTCAACATCAGCTACAAATGGGATGATGCGGCAAAAAAGGAAACTGTTTACCTGCAACAGACCCAGGATGGCAATGCCTTTATTTTGCCAATGGCCATAGATATTTACGCAGGCGGTAAAAAAGTGCGCCACAATGTATGGATGCGCGATAAAACCGACACCCTTACCTTTGATGCTGCCAGCAAACCAGAGCTGGTGAATGTGGATGGCGACAAGATCCTGCTGACTAAAAAGACAGATACTAAATCTTTAGATGAGTACGCTTTCCAATACTCTAATGCGCCATTGTTTTTAGATCGTTACGAGGCAATTGATGCGGCCAAGGCTAATCAAACCAGCACAAACACTACTGCCCGCAAAATTTTGCTGGCTGCCATGCAGGATAAGTTTTATATGCTGCGTATAAAAGCCATTAATGCAGCTAACCTTACGCATGATGATATGCGCAATGCAGCTGTACCAATATTAACTAAGCTTGCGCAAAGCGATGAGAACAACCTGGTACGCGCCGCTGCTATAACCGCTTTGGGTAAATTAAAAGCATCGGGCAATATAAATTTGTTCAAAACAGCACTTGCCAACCCAAGTTATGCTATAGAAGGTGCCGCTATGAATGCTATCGGCATGATAGACCCGGCTAATGCGCTGGCACTGGCGAAAACTTATGAAAAGGATGCAGACGGCTCGCTGAAACAAGCTATTCTGGGCGTATATGCAAGCAATGGCACCGATGCTGAATGGCCATATGTTTACAATGCCTTTAAAAACGGCGATGTAAATTCGCAATTTCAATTAATTAGAAAAATGGCTGAATTTGCCGGTCGCGTTAAAAACCCGGAATATGCACAGCAAGCCATCACCATCATGGGGGAGCTTGGCGTTAAATACAAGCAGTTTGGTGTAGCGCCTACGATGATCCAGCTACTAACCGATATCAAAGAAGCCCGCAGCAAAATGGGCGATACTGCATCTGCTGCTGCTGCAGATAAAGCAATCGCTCCGCTGAATTAA
- a CDS encoding dehydrogenase, whose amino-acid sequence MQRRRFIQNVAVTGTSFLVGSNLAMGGVFTGSPNKKVVLGVMGVNSRGAFLAQKLAGIPDAEIGYICDVDTKAMNKCIAEIEKLTGKKPKGITDVRQLLEKKDLDALVIAAPDHWHAPATILACQAGKHVYVEKPCSHNPHEGEMAIAAAAKYNRLVQMGSQRRSFNNVQQMVKELHEGIIGRAYFARGWYVNNRKSIGIGKDAPVPSNLNYDLWQGYAPRRPYKDNLIHYNWHWFWNWGTGEALNNGTHEIDVMRWGLGVDFPDRVTSSGGRFAFKDDWETPDTQTILANFPNNTAISWEGRSCNNFNSEGVGRGVVFYGDKGTIYYGGGNGYQVYDYDNKLVKEIKDEAPVDAGNKVSPTELLDRIHLQNFVSAVQGDAQLNQTIINGHKSTVIPQLGNIAQRMGRVLNCDPQNGHILHDPEAMKLWTRDYQPGWNLKV is encoded by the coding sequence ATGCAGCGCAGAAGATTTATCCAGAACGTAGCCGTTACCGGCACCAGTTTCCTTGTGGGTTCCAATTTGGCCATGGGGGGCGTATTTACAGGGTCGCCAAATAAAAAAGTAGTTTTAGGAGTGATGGGCGTAAATAGCCGCGGTGCGTTTTTGGCCCAAAAACTGGCAGGTATTCCGGATGCCGAGATAGGCTACATCTGCGATGTGGATACAAAGGCAATGAATAAATGTATTGCCGAAATTGAAAAGCTTACCGGCAAAAAGCCCAAAGGCATTACCGATGTGCGCCAGCTACTGGAGAAAAAGGATCTGGATGCGCTGGTAATTGCTGCTCCCGATCACTGGCACGCACCCGCTACCATTTTGGCCTGCCAGGCAGGTAAGCACGTTTATGTAGAAAAGCCCTGTAGCCATAACCCGCACGAGGGCGAAATGGCCATAGCCGCCGCCGCCAAATATAATAGGCTGGTGCAAATGGGAAGCCAGAGGCGGTCATTCAATAATGTACAGCAAATGGTGAAGGAGCTCCATGAAGGCATCATCGGCCGGGCATATTTTGCCAGGGGCTGGTATGTCAACAATCGCAAATCCATCGGTATTGGTAAAGATGCGCCTGTACCATCAAATTTAAATTACGATCTGTGGCAGGGGTATGCACCACGCCGCCCTTACAAAGATAACCTGATCCACTACAACTGGCACTGGTTCTGGAACTGGGGTACCGGCGAGGCCCTCAATAACGGTACCCATGAGATCGACGTAATGCGCTGGGGTTTGGGTGTTGATTTCCCTGATAGGGTGACCTCATCCGGTGGCAGGTTTGCTTTTAAAGACGATTGGGAAACGCCAGATACGCAAACGATATTAGCTAACTTCCCTAATAATACAGCCATTTCCTGGGAGGGCCGAAGCTGTAATAACTTTAACTCCGAAGGAGTTGGGCGCGGTGTAGTTTTTTATGGTGATAAGGGCACAATCTATTACGGCGGCGGTAACGGCTACCAGGTGTATGATTACGATAATAAACTGGTCAAAGAGATAAAGGATGAAGCGCCGGTGGATGCAGGTAACAAGGTAAGCCCTACAGAATTGCTGGACCGGATCCATCTTCAAAATTTTGTTAGCGCTGTACAGGGAGACGCGCAGCTAAACCAAACCATTATCAACGGGCATAAATCCACGGTAATACCGCAATTGGGCAATATTGCCCAGCGCATGGGGCGGGTTTTAAACTGCGACCCCCAAAATGGCCATATCCTGCACGATCCGGAGGCAATGAAGCTTTGGACCCGGGATTATCAACCAGGGTGGAATTTAAAGGTGTAG